The DNA segment ATAGGGGAAGGCGTCGGACCACGGCGTCCGATATCTTGTTCCAGCGCACCCGATCCTCTCCCCTGACGGCCCGTCCGCAAAGCGGGGTCCGAAATCGCGCTCAAAAGCACAAGCCCATTATAGGGTTGCCGGTCCAGGGGCGTCAATTCGGCGCCATCCCATCCTTTGGTCGTTAAGCTTTCTACTCGAGATGCACCTCCACCTGCAAGCGTTCGGTCCCTCGCAGCAACTCGACCCGCAGGCGGCCGCCGAAGCCAGCTCCCACCACCGCCTGGCGGAGGTCCTCCATCCGCTTCACGGAGCGCCCGTCCGCCGCCACCACCACGTCCCCTGCTTGCATGCCTGCCCGTTCGGCGGGTGAACCCGGCGCCACCTGGGTGACGTACGCGCCCCGGTCGACGGCGAGCTTCTGGCCCGTCTCCTCCTCGATCAGCTTACGGACTTCGGGTGTCAGCGATCCCCCCAGCACCCCCAGGCGCAGGGTCTTGCCGTGCTCGATGATCTGGCCCGCCAGGTGGAGCGCCTGGTTGATGGGCACCGCGAAGCCGAGGCCCTCGGCCGTCACCCCTTCCAGCTGCCGAACGACGGCGGTGGTCATGCCCACAACCTTCCCGTCCAGGTCCACCAGGGGCCCCCCGGAGTTCCCCGGGTTGATGGCGGCATCGGTCTGGATCATGCTCTCCAGGAACAGGTGCCGGGCAGGATCGATCTCCACGTCGCGCCCCAAGGCGCTGATGATCCCCGCGGTCACCGAGTAGTCGAACCCCACGGGGTTGCCGATGGCGATGACACCCTCCCCCACCGTGAGCCGGTCCGAGTTGCCGATGGGAGCCCTTGGCAGGTCTTTCCCTTCCGCCTGGAGCACGGCAAGGTCGGCCCAAGGATCCTGCCCCAAGAGGTGCGCGCGATACGACCGCCCGTCGGGCAGTTGGACGGTGATCGACCGGGCCCCTTCCACCACGTGCTGGTTGGTAAGGATGTGCCCCCGGTCGTCGATGACGATGCCAGACCCCTGCCCCTGCAGCCGGAAGCCAGGCGCCTGGGTGAAAAGCCCCGCGGGCCCGCCGGCGACCTCCGTGGAGACCTTCACCACCGATGGTCCCACCCGGCGGATCGCGGTCACGACCGAGGCGCCGTCGTTCCCGGCGCCGGTCGCCAGCCCGCGCGGCAGCCCCGCCCCCGGTCCGGGACCCGGCTGCGGCCCCCCCGAGGCGAAGGCGACGCCGAGGGCCAGGATCCCTACTGCGAGCACCAAGATACCGATTCGGCCATTTCTGCGTTCCAAGCCACCGGCCCCCTTTCGGGGCCTAGTCTGCCCGGTTGCCGGATCGCTTCTGCCTGGAGACGCGGGCGCGCGGCCGGAACGTGCGGCTCACCCTCAAAGCGCGGCGATGCCCGCCTACCGGGGAGCGCCGGGAACCGTACGCTCCTCCACCTCGTACATGAGCTCGCAGACGCGATCGTCCAGGGAGGTGACCTCCCGCTGGTAGCGCCGCACCTGGTCCTTCAGGTGTTCCAGCTCCCTGAGGAGCCAGGCGTTGGACAGGAGAAGCACCGCCAGGACCGCCACGGCGACCCACTGGAGCATCGCGCGCAACACCCCCCTCTCGGACTGGAAGTCCACGTCCCCTAGTCTATGCATCCGCTGGCTCTTTCTTCCGGTGCCGGCGGGCGGCTGCCAGGGCTTCCCACCAGGGCCGGCGCAAGCCGGTACCGAAGCCTTCCAGAGCTGGGATCCGAGTTCCAAGAGGGCCGGTCGCGGCGCGGGGGGGCGGGACCAGGTGCAGAAGCGCGTTCCATGGGTGCTTGCCAGCTTGCTCCTGGTGGGCCTTGCCTATGCCAGCGCCCTGCCAGGGTCCCTCCTCGACCGGATTCTGCCGGCCCGAGCCGAGCCCTCGCCCACCCGGGTCGCTGCGTC comes from the Limnochorda pilosa genome and includes:
- a CDS encoding S1C family serine protease; the protein is MERRNGRIGILVLAVGILALGVAFASGGPQPGPGPGAGLPRGLATGAGNDGASVVTAIRRVGPSVVKVSTEVAGGPAGLFTQAPGFRLQGQGSGIVIDDRGHILTNQHVVEGARSITVQLPDGRSYRAHLLGQDPWADLAVLQAEGKDLPRAPIGNSDRLTVGEGVIAIGNPVGFDYSVTAGIISALGRDVEIDPARHLFLESMIQTDAAINPGNSGGPLVDLDGKVVGMTTAVVRQLEGVTAEGLGFAVPINQALHLAGQIIEHGKTLRLGVLGGSLTPEVRKLIEEETGQKLAVDRGAYVTQVAPGSPAERAGMQAGDVVVAADGRSVKRMEDLRQAVVGAGFGGRLRVELLRGTERLQVEVHLE